GGGCCGTTACGTTCGACGAAATGGTCGCGACCTACCGGGACCAGGTGCGCGGCCTGCTCGACGGCGGCGTCGATGTGCTCCTGGTCGAAACGGTCTTCGACACGCTCAACTGTAAGGCGGCCCTGTTCGCCATTCAGGAAGAGTTTCGCGTCCGTGGACAGGCCGTGCCGGTCATGGTCTCGGGCACCATCGTCGACCAGAGCGGCCGCACGCTTTCGGGACAGACACCCGAAGCCTTCTGGATTTCTATTTCCCATATGCCCCACCTGCTTTCGGTCGGGCTCAACTGTGCGCTCGGCTCCGCCCAGATGCGCCCGTTCATTGAGGAGCTGGCCTGCACGGCAACGGTTTTCACCAGCCTTTATCCTAACGCTGGCCTGCCCGATGAGCTGGGCCAGTACCGCGAAACGGCCGACTACATGGCCGGCCAGCTTGCCGACTACGCCCGCGAAGGCTGGCTCAACCTGGCCGGAGGTTGCTGCGGCACTACTCCGGAACACATCCGTGCCATCGCCGAAGCCCTCGAAGGCATTCCGCCCCGCCGTATCCCCGAAGTGCCCCGTACGCTGCGGCTTTCCGGACTGGAACCGCTCGTCTTTCGCCCCGACCTGAACTTTGTCAACATCGGCGAACGCACCAATGTCACCGGCTCCCGCCGCTTTGCCCGATTGATCCGCGAAGGTCGCTACGAAGAAGCCCTTGAGGTAGCCCGCGAGCAGGTCGCCGCCGGTGCGCAGATGATCGACGTGAACATGGACGAAGGCCTGCTCGACGGCGTGCAGGCCATGACCACCTTCCTGAACCTGATCGCTGCCGAGCCGGAGATCGCCCGCGTGCCTGTGGTAATCGACTCGTCAAAGTGGGAAGTGATCGAAGCCGGCTTGAAATGCCTCCAGGGCAAAGGTGTGGTCAATTCGATCTCGCTCAAAGATGGCGAGGAAGTCTTCAAAGAACGCGCCCGGCGCATCCGTCAGTACGGGGCTGCAGTCATTGTGATGGCGTTCGACGAGCAGGGGCAGGCCGATACGCTGGAGCGTCGCATTGCGATCTGCCGGCGTGCCTATCGCATCCTGACCGAAGAAGTGGGCTTCCCGCCCGAAGACATCATCTTTGATCCGAATATTTACGCCGTTGCTACCGGCATTCCGGAGCATAACCGCTACGCCATCGATTTTCTGGAAGCAACGCGCTGGATCAAGGCCAACCTCCCCTACGCCCGCGTATCTGGTGGCATTTCCAATCTGTCGTTCTCGTTCCGGGGCAATGAGCCCGTCCGCCAGGCCATGCATACGGTGTTCCTTTACCATGCCGTACAGGCCGGTCTGGACATGGGCATCGTCAACCCCGGCCAGCTCGGCATCTACGAGGAAATCGACCCCGAGCTGCGTGAGCGGATCGAGGATGTGCTCTTTGACCGCCGCCCCGATGCTACCGAACGACTCATTGCACTGGCCCAGACGCTCACGCAATCGACGACCGACGCCGCTGAATCCGAAGCGCTTGCCTGGCGCCAGGCATCCGTCGAAGAGCGGCTGCGCCACGCCCTGGTCAAGGGCATCACCGAATTTATCGAAGCCGACGTAGAGGAAGCCCGCCAGAAGTACGGGTCACCGCTGGCCGTCATCGAAGGGCCGCTCATGGAGGGGATGAACGTGGTGGGCGATCTGTTTGGCGCCGGCAAGATGTTTCTGCCCCAGGTAGTCAAAAGTGCTCGTGTCATGAAAAAGGCCGTGGCCTACCTGGTGCCCTTCCTGGAAGCCGAAAAGCAACAACGGGGTGACACGCGTCCCAAAGCCCGCATCCTGCTGGCCACGGTAAAAGGCGACGTGCACGACATTGGCAAAAACATCGTGGGCGTTGTACTCCAGTGCAATGGCTTCGAGGTGATTGACCTGGGCGTGATGGTGCCCGCTGAACGTATCCTTGAAGAGGCACGACGCCATCAGGTGGACCTGATCGGCCTGAGCGGCCTGATCACACCCAGCCTCGACGAAATGGTGCACGTGGCCCGCGAGCTCGAACGCACCGGCTTTGATATACCCCTGCTGATCGGCGGCGCAACCACCTCGAAGCTCCACACGGCGCTAAAAATCGACCCCTGCTATCACGCCCCTGTCGTGCACGTGCTGGACGCTTCGCGAGCCGTACCGGTGGCCAGTGCCCTGGTCGACCCTGACCGACGCGAGGCGTTCGTCGCAGAAATCCGTCAGGAATATGAAGCCATTCGCCAGCGCCACGGTCGTCGCACAGACGAGCGCCTACTAACCCTTGAAGAAGCCCGGGCCAACCGTTTTACCTGCGACTGGACGGCCGTGCCCATTACGCGTCCGAATCGCCTGGGGCTGACAGTCTTTCGTAACTATCCGCTGGCCGAAATCCGACGCTACATCGACTGGACGCCGTTTTTCCAGGCCTGGGAG
The sequence above is a segment of the Rhodothermus sp. genome. Coding sequences within it:
- the metH gene encoding methionine synthase gives rise to the protein MHNTHPLARLLQQRILLLDGAMGTMIQRHRLTEEDFRGTRFADHPVPLKGNNDLLVLTQPDLIRDIHRAYLEAGADLIETNTFNANAISQADYGLESLVYELNVAAARLAREAADEYTRRTPERPRFVAGAIGPTNKTLSISPDVNNPGYRAVTFDEMVATYRDQVRGLLDGGVDVLLVETVFDTLNCKAALFAIQEEFRVRGQAVPVMVSGTIVDQSGRTLSGQTPEAFWISISHMPHLLSVGLNCALGSAQMRPFIEELACTATVFTSLYPNAGLPDELGQYRETADYMAGQLADYAREGWLNLAGGCCGTTPEHIRAIAEALEGIPPRRIPEVPRTLRLSGLEPLVFRPDLNFVNIGERTNVTGSRRFARLIREGRYEEALEVAREQVAAGAQMIDVNMDEGLLDGVQAMTTFLNLIAAEPEIARVPVVIDSSKWEVIEAGLKCLQGKGVVNSISLKDGEEVFKERARRIRQYGAAVIVMAFDEQGQADTLERRIAICRRAYRILTEEVGFPPEDIIFDPNIYAVATGIPEHNRYAIDFLEATRWIKANLPYARVSGGISNLSFSFRGNEPVRQAMHTVFLYHAVQAGLDMGIVNPGQLGIYEEIDPELRERIEDVLFDRRPDATERLIALAQTLTQSTTDAAESEALAWRQASVEERLRHALVKGITEFIEADVEEARQKYGSPLAVIEGPLMEGMNVVGDLFGAGKMFLPQVVKSARVMKKAVAYLVPFLEAEKQQRGDTRPKARILLATVKGDVHDIGKNIVGVVLQCNGFEVIDLGVMVPAERILEEARRHQVDLIGLSGLITPSLDEMVHVARELERTGFDIPLLIGGATTSKLHTALKIDPCYHAPVVHVLDASRAVPVASALVDPDRREAFVAEIRQEYEAIRQRHGRRTDERLLTLEEARANRFTCDWTAVPITRPNRLGLTVFRNYPLAEIRRYIDWTPFFQAWELRGKYPRILDDPEKGPEARRLFADANRLLDEIIANGWLQAHGVVGLFPANSQGDDVLVFADESRRDVQAVLHFLRQQTPKRVGQPNRSLADYVAPVDSGRADYIGAFAVTAGHGLEELVARFERTHDDYQAILAKALADRLAEAFAELLHERVRRELWGYAPDERLTNEELIAERYRGIRPAPGYPACPDHTEKWTLWELLEVERHTGIQLTEHLAMYPTASVCGYYLAHPEASYFNVGHLGMDQIEDYARRKGMTVEEVERWLAPRLAYDPATRANAA